In Sphaeramia orbicularis chromosome 9, fSphaOr1.1, whole genome shotgun sequence, the sequence tttacaggttctatcagtggaacatttataaatctattggataaatgtacataaactaataataacaacacttTCTCATATACCTTCAAAACATCAGCAACCAGCACTTTGatcatttttttccagttgatcttattaaaatacataacatttagcacatttaatctctgaggcacaTGATTTCTAAAATTGTAGATCAGTGCaatatcagcattttttttttgttaaatgctcattgatgtaaacatttgtgcCTCTGAGTTTCCCATCTCGTTTGTACCACATTTATCTGCTTTCTATTAGCAAACCTTATAATTATGGCTGGTTTGAACTTTTCTCTACGTGGCAGAGGAGGACAAGTCTCTATATCTCGTATGTTCATGGTGATCCCCTTGTTTTGCATGAATCCTACCACTTGTTGCTTGACTGATTCCGTGTCTTGCTCATGGTGCTCCTCCTCTGTCCTTGATATCCAAGCCAGTGATTGATTATGAGGTCATTTATTCTGGAGTGTTCCATATCTGCCAGTCACTCCTCTAGTGCTGagatctttttgtctttttcatcatttagttttatttttagctCCTTCACACTTCTTGCATCAGGTCcataatggtattttgttgtttgGATATACTATCCATTTGATTATATATAAAGTTTAATGATCTTTTGATTTCCTCCAGTTCCTCCTCTGTTGCAGGGTTCCTCTTTGGCCCCATGTCAGAACAAGCAATAAGAGCCTTCACTCTAAATAAACGACTTTGCTCTGGGCCACCTTAGCTGGTTAAGCCAGTATAGCTGCGCTGAGCCTCTGCGGGCCGGGTTCAGCTGCTCCACCTCCACAGGTGAAACTGGTGTAGGTTTGGTGACGCATCAGACCTGCAAGCACTGAGGTCCCCCAATAGTAGATTCATTCATCAACTctgaaaatgcatttttaattttttttttttttttttttactatagtaaaaaacaaataatcaatGGCCTGAACATCAAAAACTATTGAATACCCAAATAAATCAGAATCATTCAATATCATGTGCAAACTCATGAATTAGTAAGTGTATAGTTGAACATtaatctgtgtaaaaaaaaacaaaaaacatttgggaactgtaTCTTTGAGCATACTGTTTACCACAAAAGTCAGTTTTTAAAGGGTAGAAACCATCAGCTACTATCCGCAAGAGCTCCTACTGTTACAGATAGAATATAAAACATCCAATTGGTACTAATGAATTAGTCTATATCCAGTCTTGACCCATAGCACCACCTGCTGCTCTGAAAGTTGAATTACTTTGGGCATTTGTGAGAAAATCATCAACACAAACACTGTGTAACAAACATCATATGACATTTTGTTGTCTTTGTAGAATGCATACACTGATCAgatgtccaacacctcccacagacaCCCAATGGTACTGTGATTGGAATGTCCttcctttgtccatttttggtcagtactaaccactgcagatcGGAAACACCCAACAACACCTGCagttggagatgctctgacccagtcatcaccgttacaatataGACCTTGAAAAAGTCACacagttccttatgttgctcattttgctgcttccaaaatGTCATCTTTGAGGACTGAATGTTCATTTGCTGCCTAATACATCCAGTGAAAGGTACCACTGTAATGAAAAAATTAATGTTATTTCCACTTCTCCCATTAGTTCTCAGAATGTTATGGTTGATATATTCATGTACTTGCAGCACGATGTAGTagatttgttgtgtatttgttggatATTTGTTGGATGAAAACATTGTTTTAGGAGGAAATTAGTTCCATACATTGAACCAATAAAGGACAGTTGATAGATACTTAATGTCTGAGTCCTGTCCACGTTGTCGTCTAGCTTTTTTAAGTAACTACAAAGGCAAAACATGTGATAGAACACAGCAGGTCAGGCTTTTCCTgttagggtcagaggtcaaaatATGTATTTGAGGATCAACAGCCTGTCTCTTGTTCTTACTGATTATGTTCAGTGAAGTTGTGTCCCACATGTAGGCAGGGCATGGCAGGAGCAGTGAACGTGACCGGTGATGACGTGAAGAAGCTGGACGTACTGTCCAACGACCTGGTGATCAACATGCTGCAGGCGTCCTACAGCACATGCTGCATGGTGTCTGAGGAGAACAAGGAGCTCATCATCACACCCAAAGACAAGAGGGTATGTAGACAACTCAGTACCACCTGTGCTATGAATCAAAACTTAATTCAATGCAATAGATTCATGGGcaacaatagaaaaaaataaacaagtgtttTGAAGAGTCAGCATATTTTTCAAccactgagtaaaaaaaaaacttgaaaaagtTCCTCTTGTTTCCACTTGAACATTAGCAACAACAAGCTGGAATGTTGTCAATGTTGTAATGTATTGTGTATTTGTCAGTAGTGATATGTAACTGAATACTTTTATACAAACACTACTCTTACGTAAATGTGAGATACTTCATTGGgccagatcaagtgaaagtgaacattattgtcaaaaattaaaatttacctataatttctcaaataggctctttttttttagtttaagaactctattttatggaactgttcacaaaatttcagtatgaattgtagaaaaaaagatgtaacCGATTATCTAAAGTTATACTTatgacatatatgtaaatgcactattaactttaataataatattttttcttgcttgtgtaagtgatattttaagtctgtgaatctgtaatGATGGGAAGTCTTTCTGCTAGCCCTAACAAAAATATTTATGATGCTTCATTCTGAAGCATGAcattaatggattagatttctatagcgctttacattattgatccattattcattcgctctcacattctccctctggtggaggtaaactacatttgtagtcacagctgccctggggcagactgacggaagcgtggctgccaattcttGGCAAACGGCCCCTCTGACCGCCACCGAacatttatacaccagtgtgagtggcacaggaggcaaggtgggtgaagtgtcttgcccaaggacacaacggcacatgactaggacagagcaggatttgaaccgctaaccctttggttattggatgacccgctctacctcctgagccatggctgccccactAGGCTCGCCCCATTAGGGAAATGAACTAAAAAAGTCACACTCTGATACTTAGCCTTAGCTTTATTTAGTGAATAGCTTTGATTTCAGCAGATATTTACTCTAACATCATTTCATTCAGCTTAAGCAAGTTCACAACGTTTACTTCTGGGATCTTTTGGATgttgctgaacccaaatgtgacCCACTGAAGTAACCCCAGACCATAACACTGCCCTCACAGGTTTgttactgtaggcactaggcatgatgggtaatcactttatcctcctctcttctcaccctgaggGACccctcactctggaacagggtcaatctggactcatcagaccacatgacctttttccattgaaacacaatctaatctttatgctctcaaaataatggaaggatctgaacaagCTTTTACAAATAACTAAGGAGTCAAAACATTCCACTCATTGCATATTGAATACTCCACCTGTCTGCCATGGTATTACATGACGCATGAATTATTTAATGTTGATGATAAAGGCAACTAGTAAATGAATATCAGGTTGAAAACAAGTACTCAATTTGACTTATTTGATAAGCGTTTGACACTAACATAAAATATGACAACAGGTTAAATGTGTAAAAGACAGTgaagtttattttgtatttgtttttaagatAAATTGATTTGATTTTCTGTGACAGCATGTTTTGTCACAGAGTCCACTTTTAaccagttatagttcagtttgttgtgtttttcattcTTCTGTTGAACATTCCAAGGGAAAGTACGTGGTGTGTTTCGATCCCCTGGACGGCTCCAGTAACATCGATTGTCTGGCATCCATTGGTACTATATTTGCCATCTACAAACGGGTCAGTGCAAACACTCACAGAGCATGCAGCCACTGAAAGGAAGTGTTTGATATCAGAACATGTACATATTTACTGATGTGGAGTCAGAATGGAGTGGATTTTCTTCAGAGCTTATAATCATGACTCGTACTACAGAAACAGGAAGTTAACAACCCATGGATTTACTGTATTATACAACGACTGGGTATAAAACGTGACAGTATCTACTGGTGTTtgtgttaatactgtaaaatctTGAGGTATATTTACATATGCAAATGGTTTTACTGCACTGAAACCATTTAACTCATGCTTCAAAACAAACTTATTAATGTCTCATATATATCGTCAGTGGCCTCCAAATGAACAGACCTGTAGGATTGTGAAAACATTGGAGTTCAATATCGTTAGCCTTATAGCATAACTGcccaagtcatacactatatggacaaaagtattgggacaagttgtattcaggtgtttcttttctaacaggggtctgggatacaaaacaataatgacaaatgtcataatatagttttactaGCGTGTCGACCTGTGGGAAACCACtagttctagatcctctgatacagttcattcctttactttctttactttcttggtaaattccactggcattttcagttgaataatctctcagctggcatgtgcaatgtggccctattgtttatctgttgctaggtaacccacttctgtgattgtaaggccattgtattccaaaattactaatatctctcaaaatattggtcctatcaacttaccatTTTCACTAgtttcttccttgaccaaaatgaCATAAGTATGCCAACCTGCAGCACTCtgctctgtatggattttgtgtgatgcctgagacacacagagtccacttcccttttataatatagatattggaataaatattactaacattgatgtttatatgtcaaatcatcattaACAGGACATCTCactgctgtagacatgatgtgtcccaatatttttgtccatatagtttggaaacatcaatatttactaaAAGTTTGATgaaagatttttcttcctcagtgagatgtgatgaaaggagatggttagttgtggtagaaaattattatttagtcagagcataagaatattttagaaatttagaggcagaatatttaaaatcatagtcatggaagaaaaaaaagagatatgATTTGAGATAAGTTTCAGTGTTTTACTGGTAAGGCTGTGGATCTCAGAAATGTTCCTCATGTCGACATTCCATCTTTGTCCTTTTGTTACACACTGACACTGAATGTTTCCTGTACTCCTCTGTTATTTGTGTCTATCTAACTGAATGTTATCATGATTCAGACTGAATACTATTCAGGTGTAGATTTCAGCAGGGCGAGGTTTAACAGTACACACTACAGTCACATTTACTTgttactgtatttgtattttcagTACTGTTCCAGTTTTTGACACCTCTCATTGCTTTTGACAAAACAGACTACAAAACAGGCAGTGTCTTCAGGCTAATGCGATGTATTCTCTGAGTTTTTGTGTCAGGTAAAACATTTAGGATACTGCACAAAGTCAGCACAGATCCTTGATCCTCAGTCTCTTTCTGAAGCTACAACAAGCAATGCAGGAAGAAATACATGTGCTCAGTATTACCAACACCAGaagtagaaatgaatgtgttctacAGGGTCTGACCTCCGTGTGCACCTGGTACATGTTTCACTGGTTTGACTGTGTTGAAGTTTGCTCAATAATCTTGTGGTTTATTACACCAAGGTTCCTTTAGACCTTCCAGCTCTTCTACAGATTTGCAGTATCTTTTATATTTTTCCTCTGTTCAGATGATTCAGCACAGCATCTATGATATTCACTATTTTTCTTCTGGATTATTTGTTTTCACTGCTCATTACATATTTCCTGGATATTCTAGTTCTGGACAAGGAAATGTACTTGTGGTCATTAGAACCTTAGTAAAACAAGAATGCGGGCctaaaaaagaaaaggtaaaagATAAGCACAAGGTAAAATAGAAGAAGCACTCAATCCATAGCCTTCATTTTGGGTTAAAATCATTTGTTACATAGTTCATGTAACAGTGAACACTAACTAGGCCTGACTTTCTTTTTGCTTTTATGAGAAGTAAATGGACGATTGTACAAGTGATAGCTTCCACAATGTTCCACAAATTCGTACATGTGGAAAACTGAGagacaacaggatttttttgtgTTCAAACGGAAATTGTACTTAATCATGTCTAATCCTTTACACAAATGCACCAAAATGTGTACAACAGTGTCACTGAATGAGGAATTCAAATACTTTGTAAATGCCCAGTGGTTTGGAGGTTTCCACATGTTGTTTAGAAATTACTGATTATCTTTAGAGAACAACTGTCCTGTAACTATAGGTGAAGTCAGATTGTCATACAGAGGAGGGCGCTGCTGTTCTGCTTATGAATCTGTGTGGCTCGTGTTTCTTTTCAGGACACTTGCATACACTGTAAGGCAGTTTCACACATCAGAAAGGGAATTCAGAAAATAACTAAAGGCTTCTTTTTGGGAAATGggtttttaaaaacatttaaggACAATCAATCTCAGGTATTATAATTATATCTGATCTAATATTAAGCTAGATTTAACCTGTAACAGACTAAAACAAAAGTTTACATTCTACTCCAGCAGAGAAGGAAGATTGTATTTCATTGtttaagaatatatatatatatatatatatatatatatatatatatatatatatatatatatatatatatatatcttctcAATATAACAACACTAAGACTTAAGCATTCTCTTTGTGTAGTTTTACAGTCCATTATGAACTTTCTATTTGATAAATATCTCGTCAAAATAAATGTGTTCACTCCACTGAATGTTCAGCTTTGGCTTAGATTTTATGTTGTTAATACAGAACAGTTCTGTTTCATTGAATGAAGTGTTTGCTGTTTGTAGAGCCACATTCCAGCCACTCTGCTCTACCTGGgtttatttttacctcctctGTTTCTTCCAGGAATCAGAAGGTGAGCCTACAGAAAAAGATGCTCTACAACAGGGCAACAACATCGTGTGTGCAGGTTATGCGCTGTACGGCAGCGCCACTCTGGTCGCCCTCAGCACCGGCACAGGACTCAACTTCTTTATGCTGGACCCAGTGAGTATTTCACTCTCATTAACATGAATTGTCAGCAATATGAAGTTTAAATGTATCTGTCACTGATCTGAGCTCTGGTCACTGTCCTTCTGCCTCTCTaaaatttaatgtctttattcCTTCACTGTTGTAGggttttatgcttttattttagaaAACATTTATGTTCCTGTCAATCATCACCCTGCAATACAGAGCCGTAAACACACATAAAACCTTCTTTATTTGGAAATACAAAATGTTCCAACATACCTTTGTGCAACTCAGAGAATTTGACCTCACCtatttgttttgcttgttttgtgtttttgtattctTTCTGTAGAGcctttttacatttcacatatacacatttatcaCCTTATAGTCCCAATTCAGATTAATTCAGGTTGGCCTTTGCTACCAACATGGAACTGGTGATGTTCTCGTTCATTTGAACTGTTGAGCATTTCAACCAaacataataaactagaaaagcaaaatttcatcaaaatccgatAACTcaaaataactttttgagttattttgctaacagacagacaaacagaccgataaaccctgatgaaaacataacctccatcatTACACTTGTCAGAGGTAATTAGTCTGAAATTCTGGTTTTTAGCTGGAGCCAAAAATTATTAGTTTTCTACAGGAAGATAATGGAATGAGTACCACAGTGACCAAGTGTCAGAAAGCAGTGGAAGAAATAATGTGCAATAACTGCTGACGAAACACTAAACACAAGGTTTTTGGTGGTGAAAAGATGGAaagttgcataaaaaaaaaacagtagtggcaGAAGAAACAATAAACACActaaaaaaacatgaagaaaaaagcAAAAGGAAATAAAGAACACAGGAGACTAAAGATTAAAGTTGTCAAAAAGTGGAGGCACCAGGAATCCAAGACTCCTGAACAGAACCAGTTCAAGAAGCAGAACTACTGTTGGTGGAAAAGGCCTAAACAGAGGAACATGCAGAGGACATGTCCTCCAATATATGTACTCCATTTTCTCAGAGGAATTAGGCTGTGGAAAAGCAGCTTTAGTCACAACAggatttaaaggttcagtatacATTCATAACACTTTGTTTTGCAGTGAACTAAGGGAACCGACAAAGAAGAGAAATGTTGCACCTTATTTTCCTGACTCTCCTGAAACATTTGCAGTTACTTACCTCTAGTGATGTCGTAATGGATtgctgtaaaaagtatatttagGCTGTTTCCTTTAACTGTGTTTCTTCTTTTACTTCACAATTCCTTTATGGGATTCTTATACCATAAACTGCAAGAAATGTTGTATTCAGTTAAAACTTTCTTTTAATAATTAGCCATTTTAACTGTCACTCAGATTTCCACCTTAACACCATCAGCTGTAGGGACTTTATTCTTTAGTGCACTCATTTAGAAATTGAGGGTCCATCAAGTAATTTGTGTTGTGTTGCGGATTATTACATCTAATAAGTGCGTTCTTGGTCCTCAGGCTATTGGTGAATTTATCCTGACCGAGAGGAACGTGAAGATCAAACCCAAAGGAAAAATCTATAGTCTAAACGAGGGCTACGCCAAGTACTTCCACCCCTCCATCAACAACTACCTTAAACACAAGAAGTACCCAGAGGTGAGCGCATGTTACACCATCAACAACCTAGAGAGAAACGGCTGTAGACGTACAAATATATAACGCAGTCAGAGCTAAAGCTGGCTTTTCTTTGAGGTTTGGAATGTGATACCTTTAACCAAAGCTCCAGTTGAAACAAGGCTTTGGATTCTGCTGACACACAGCTTCACTTACGCTAAGTCCTGAGGATTTCACACACCAGCAGAATCTCACACTCATCATGTGAGTCCTGACCAAGCATTTGCTCTGGTGCAATGATTTTCATCaggagtctatctatctatctatctatctatctatctatctatctatctatctatctatctatctatctatctatctatctatctatctatctaatgctTAATTGATATACTGTTAACCATAAAATTGgcataattttgtttttagacacattcctctttttactcGTATTTATCACTAATCGACTTTGACCaggtgcagtgattacatactaagtcccagttacattttatctatcaagaataaatcccatcgtcacaatcatttcatgcgAAGAAGTACAAAATTTTATTCTCACTTAATTGGCAACAGTGTATTGGGGGGGGGTGCTATTTTAAGGTTCAATGTATAGACGAAAATGTTGCAGAGTGAGCAAAGAATAGCCATGCATGTGATCAACAGTCACTGAAGCATGACAGCAGGGTGAGACAGGACGGAGGGCAGTGGCATGGTCAGCTGAGCTGCAAGATGAGGATACATCTGTGTGAGGAAACATCCTGTTACAGCCTCTTGTATGGAAACTCCGATCTACACTCACGCACACTCAGCACTTCATAGCTCTGTCACAAACATGACGATCAAGTTGTCTTTAGTCTCTGTCATCACTCTGTGCTCTGACTGTGGAAGGTTTACTCACATACCGATGTCCTCACTGACCACAGTTTTATGATcatcacagaccccccccccccccccccccacatgtcCACCACACTGAGTAGTTCCTCTGTCTTGTGAATACACTCAAAGATACATGTTATATCACCTAATGCATTTGGATtcctataaataaatgaatttattttggtttacaATAATAATAGTACAATAATCACaagaaacataaaaaccaaaaaaggaaaaggctagaagcaaaggcttatttttttgcccatcctcttcacctaatacactgcttaccttaaattaaatgtgtacagcatcaagcattcacaccataaacacaaaaaaatcaacaacaaaaccatatctaccatctcaattcaatattcctgaaTAACTTTAAActgaaggcatttttttttttaaactttgccaaaggaatgaataacttaataataacttaaaagcatcatcaggtccattccgtactttcacacccacaaccccagtccatctacactccacatttgtcctcactttagtccattcacaaatatgaagatctctgaaattatagttactctctcttaattccaagaaatctTTGGTATTTGGGAAAATACTATttgtatccctcatcttccatatattcatttagaaattatttttttataccttttttttaaaaatatttttatgtttgtactttgctTTATCTCTTgctccagactgttccacaaagtcaCCCCACAGATTgatatgcacatacttttcatcattgttcctgaccatattttcaggggaaaaatgcctaaaaagacatacccaaagtaaatgaagaattccttcacaataataaggttcatatggatgttcttggtgtctatgggcatttagagacctcacagaatccattcccattgtctaaaatatcgtatctattactctgcctgagtaaactgtaacaaactaaaagagaaattggaatttttttatcctcccctgttttttttcggctggattgacgatgatatgcataaattaattgttcgtgtcggagatttttaatagggtatatttcaccccacaaagattaaaaatcatgtttgaacattaaagtttgcactaaaatacacttttgatgaaCTTTTATTAACAtaagggtctaaactttgagcaaaagttgaaaaaaacattaattgtcctgatttattatattttttatagtaaatgaacattaatataattttttcagcccgctGGCGGGCTGATAGGGCCAAAGGGGttaatgttttttaaaatttatatctCCCCTTAGATTatttcctccttctctttcagtgaacattttttggcagtagattatttcttgctttgtacatTATCTGAGCTGTTTTAAATTTAACCAAATCCATAAGTCTCAATGTGTGTGGTTTTATAAATAGCAGGTTTATGTCTTCTCTGTATCCTGCTTGGTTTATtgtccttattgctcttttccGCAGCATGCATATGGGCTGTAGGGTGCTTTTATAGATGTTTCCCCAGACCTCCACACAGGAGGATAGATACAGTAAATATTTCTAtcatcagtttgttttttaaattcctCGAGGTGCAGTGGATGTGATTTCAGTACTGTCTGTTCTATTGTCAGACTGAGGATAAACGAGTTAGAcgtgaggaaaaaaacacaaaacaaaacagtaatcaGTGAGTGTAAGAAACAAATCTGATAATCCAAAGGCTATCTGAAGTCAGATACAAACAGATTGGAATGAAATAAAAAGTCTCCTGGATCAGCAGGGAACTGATGAGTGTGAATGGTTGATGGTCCATTTATGTCAGCTTTGTGATGAACTGGGGACACATCCAGGTTGACCCCACCCCTACCCCACCCATCCCTGGATCAGCCTCAGCCTGAGATGTGGCAAGGACTCGTGTAAAATTTTCCAGTTCAAATGTGGTGGTTTATGAGTTACAggtacagagagacagacagatggacccaATTGCAATAAGTCACTCTGATAGGAGGAAACTTATTTGGTGTGAATCCATAATTTGTACTCTGTATATTCAAGGTTCTCCAATGATTCAGCTTACTTTGACTTTgagactttttatttgatgtcagCAGGAGTTCTGGATGTTTCTAAAACCCACAAATGAAACAAATGTAGCCTTCATGATCCATCATAAAGCAACCCATGCAGTAGTAGTGTACAGTGGGTCCAGATCCAGCGGTGCCATGgggacacatgtcctgttcaatagtctgtgtttaaactcaagaactgatctccatgtttaatacatgtatgaataggtctgagtaagTACTTTTACATTACACAtggtacaatttacagaaattcaattttggggtaaaaatacttaaattactgctgtgtgACATGGGGattcaaaatgaacatcatttttacactttatgcaaatgtccaaaacatgctgttctcctcaaaaatggatcctaaatgaaacatagggctttagctctgatgttcAACTACAACTGGGATCagtattggataaaaatgttgaaatgatcaGTTTGTatgaacacaaatctgttgtGACACGGGGACAGCAATTTGGACCTTTGTTCACAATAAAAGaatgactggaactaaaacactacaaatatgatccTAAACTTTTATTGGACAGACATATTACAACTGCAGTGATAaatacagataatagcagagcaGATTGGACTAATAATTGGACTGGACAGAAGCTTTGGATATtcatgtactgttgaataattagttcagaAGATTCACAGActaaaaatatcactgatacaagcaagaaaatgtatttaaaaagtatattattattattattattattattattattattattattattaaagttaatatgtcaaaagtataactttacataatcagttatatctttttttccacaactgatactgaaattttgtaaacagttccataaaagaGAGTTCTTacgctaaaaaatgagcctatttgagaaatgataggtgaaactttcatttttgacactgatgttcactttggcttaATCTGGCCCCGTGTTAAGTGTAATGACTGGACAGAGTTATAGCATGATAAAAAAAACTCTGCTGAACAAACCACAAGAATAGTTTGTACCTGGTTTACTTTAACTGTTACTTCTGTTTAACTATTTAATATCCTCTCAAGGGTTTCCAGACAACAGTGAATTTTAAACCCTACAGTTAAGTTTAAGGGGTAAGGgctaaacaaaacaaatgtatgTCATTATGGGTATTATTAGGCTTCATTAGAAAGGGAACCAGCAGCAaataaaataaagccaaatattaGTGATGCTAAGAAGTTGTTAAAGATCACCTTTGGCATCGTGGAAAATCCTCAAAAACAACCAGGCTCCAGGTAGGAATGCATTGTAATACATAACGCGGCAGTTTCTCACCTGTTGAAACCAGTAGATGCTGCCAGTGACACACCTAGAAGAGGTGTACGCCCAACACACTGATTTATCCAACATTTACCATGTTGACTACAAGGGTTTGTTGAGGCAGATGTTATTTGTTTTGCAGATACTGAGTACAGATCAAACAAAAAATGGATGTAATAAAGGGGGTTGAAAGGTAGTTAAAATAAATTCTTGGAGTAACATG encodes:
- the fbp2 gene encoding fructose-1,6-bisphosphatase isozyme 2; this encodes MSDQSAFDTDVWTLTRFVIETGRQAKGATGELTQLINAMLTAIKAISSAVRKAGLAHLQGMAGAVNVTGDDVKKLDVLSNDLVINMLQASYSTCCMVSEENKELIITPKDKRGKYVVCFDPLDGSSNIDCLASIGTIFAIYKRESEGEPTEKDALQQGNNIVCAGYALYGSATLVALSTGTGLNFFMLDPAIGEFILTERNVKIKPKGKIYSLNEGYAKYFHPSINNYLKHKKYPEDGSSPYGARYVGSMVSDVHRTIAYGGIFMYPANEKSPKGKLRLLYECNPIAFLIEQAGGMATTGTQRVLDVQPEALHQRVPFVVGSPDDVNEYLSFVQKYP